The following nucleotide sequence is from Halapricum desulfuricans.
CGTGGAGTTCGGAGGCGACCAATGAGCCGAGTCTCGTCTCGCGGAGATGTCGCCGAGAAGCGACGTGGAGTTCGGAGGCGACCAATGAGCGGGCGCGAGCACTGCGAGCGACCGAGAGTCTCGTCGAGAAACGACGTGGAGTTCGGAGGCGACCAATGAGCGGGCGCGAGCACTGCGAGCGGCCGATCAGCAGAGGTGACCAGTAGTGCGGTTCATCGAAGAAGTCGTCGTCGAGGAGTTCCTCCCGACGTTCCGATCGCTGCTGGCGGAGGCGCTGCGCGAGCGCGGGCTGACCCAGAGCGAGGTCGCCGACCTGCTGGGGATCAGCCAGAGCGCCGTCTCGAAGTACGTCCACGGCGAGGTTGCGCGCAACGAGCGACTGCTCGAGGACGACCGGCTGTCGGAACTCGTCGAGCAGCTGGCCGACGGGCTGGCCGCCGGCGAGATGACGTCCGTCCAGGCGCTGGTCGAGGCAGAAGTGTTCGTCCGGCGACTCGAGCGCGGGGACCTGCTGGCGAAACTGCACGAGGAGTCGTTCCCGCCGCTGGCCGACTACGAGGACGAGTTCGACATCCACGACCCCGACAGCCAGCTCCGGCAGACCGAACGCGTACGCTCGTCGCTGCGGCGCGGCCTGCGCGTCCTCGAGAACACGAGCGGGTTCGCGGGGTTGATCCCGGCAGTGGGATCGAATCTCGTGGAGTGTCTGCCGGACGCCGAGGGGATCGACGACGTGGCCGCCGTGCCGGGCCGGATCCTCGACCTGAAGGGGCGGGCGCACGTCCCCGGCGAACCGGAGTTCGGCGTGAGCGAGCACGTCGCCGGCGTGTTACTCGCCGCCAGGACGGCCGGAAACGACGCCCGGGCGGCGCTGAACGTCAGGTACGACCCGGAGACGATCGAACGACTCGAAGCGCAAGGGCTGACGACCGCACAGTTCGACGTCGAAAGCGAAACCGGGGCGGCGATCAGGGACGCGCTGGCCGAGACCCCCGACGCGGACGTGCTCTATCAGACCGGCGGGTTCGGCGTCGAGCCGGTCGTGTACGTCCTCGGCCCGGACGCGCCGACCGTCGCCGGAGTCGTCCGGGATCTCGTCTGAGATGGGCAGCGACGACGCGACCCGTGTCGCCGACTTCTACGAGAGACTGGCCGAGTGGTACGATCCCCTCGCGACCGCGCCGGTGGTCCGTGGCTGGCGGGCGATGGCGGCGGACGAACTGGCGCTGTCGCCCGGCGATACCGTCGTCGAGATGGGGTGTGGGACGGGCGCGAACCTCCCGTACCTGCGCGAGCGCGTCGGCCGCGAGGGACGCGTCGTCGGAGTCGACCTCACGCCGGGGATGCTCGAGCAGACCAGACGTCGCATCGAGCGCGCCGGCTGGCAAAACGTCTCGGCCTGTCGCGGCGACGCGGCCCGGCCGCCGGTCTCGGAAGCCGACGCCGTGCTCGGGTCGTTCGTTGTCGGACTGTTCGACGAGCCCGCGACGGTCGTCGACCGATGGATCGATGTACTCCGACCGGGCGGTCGAATCGCGATCCTGGAAGCGACTCGAAGCGATCGTACGGTTGCCGCCCCGCTGAACCTCGCGTTCCGGCTGTTTCTGCGGTTCTCCTCGCCGGGCGGCTGGACGCGATGGCGCTCGCCGGCCGCGGAACTCGATCGAAAAGTCACCGCGGCACAGGAAGTCGTCGCAACGCGGACCGTCGAGCGGCGGTATCGAACCGCCGGATGCGGACTCGTTTCGGCCACGTCCGGCCGATCGGAGTGACACTCCCGGTTCCGGTCGCGCTTCGGAACTAGCGGGGTTGCTGACTGTAGATCAGGTCGCGCTGGATGTCGTTTGCTCCCTCGTAGATGACCGGGATCCGGACGTCCCGGTAGACGCGGGCGATCCGGCGGTCGGTCAACACGGAGCGGCCGCCGTGGAGCTTCATCCCCTGCTCGGCACAGTCGGCCGCGACATCCGTCGATTTGGTCTTTGCGAGCGCGGCCCAGAAGCCGGCGTCGTCGCTCGCTGCGACCTTGCTCGCGGCCCGCCAGGTCAGCGCGCGAGCGGCCTCGAACTCCAGACGCATCTCCGCGAGCGTGTGCTGGACCGCCTGAAAGTCGGCGACGTCCCGGCCGAACGCCGCCCGGTCGTGGACGAAGTCGTTGGCCTCCTCGATAGCGGCCGCCGCCAGCCCCAGGCCGTGACCGCCGACGATCACCCGACCGTGGTTGAAAAACTCCGCCAGGATGAAAAAGCCCGCACCCTCCGGCCCGATCAGGTTCCCCTCGGGGATCCGGCAGTCGTCGAACTCGATGTGGGCCTGTTTGCTCGCCCGAAAGCCCATCTTCTCGGGGATGTGCTCGGCGTCGTAGCCGTCGGCGTCGGTCGGGACGACGAACAGCGAGTAGTTGCCGTAGCGGTTGTCCGGGTCGTCGCCGGTCTTGGCGTAGACGGTCACCCAGTCGGCCTCGACGCCGTTGCCGATCCAGTACTTCTCGCCGTTCAGCACCCACTCGTCGCCGTCCTGCTCGGCGGTGGTCGTCATCCCCGCGAGGTCGCTCCCGGTCTCGGGCTCCGAGACTGCCAGTCCGGTGAGTTGCTCGTTTTCCGCGACTGGCCTGAGATATTCCTCCTTCTGGGCCTCGGTGCCGTGATCGGCCAGGATCTCCGCGCCGAAACTCGCCAGCTGGAGCGTCAGCGCGATCCCCGCGTCGGCGCGATAGA
It contains:
- a CDS encoding thiamine-phosphate synthase family protein; protein product: MRFIEEVVVEEFLPTFRSLLAEALRERGLTQSEVADLLGISQSAVSKYVHGEVARNERLLEDDRLSELVEQLADGLAAGEMTSVQALVEAEVFVRRLERGDLLAKLHEESFPPLADYEDEFDIHDPDSQLRQTERVRSSLRRGLRVLENTSGFAGLIPAVGSNLVECLPDAEGIDDVAAVPGRILDLKGRAHVPGEPEFGVSEHVAGVLLAARTAGNDARAALNVRYDPETIERLEAQGLTTAQFDVESETGAAIRDALAETPDADVLYQTGGFGVEPVVYVLGPDAPTVAGVVRDLV
- a CDS encoding class I SAM-dependent methyltransferase → MGSDDATRVADFYERLAEWYDPLATAPVVRGWRAMAADELALSPGDTVVEMGCGTGANLPYLRERVGREGRVVGVDLTPGMLEQTRRRIERAGWQNVSACRGDAARPPVSEADAVLGSFVVGLFDEPATVVDRWIDVLRPGGRIAILEATRSDRTVAAPLNLAFRLFLRFSSPGGWTRWRSPAAELDRKVTAAQEVVATRTVERRYRTAGCGLVSATSGRSE
- a CDS encoding acyl-CoA dehydrogenase family protein translates to MALLDDGIVPEHAREVKQEAREFAAEHIAPNAEEYYRRGEYPWEVLEAGIEAGLVAQDVPEEYGGRGFDLEQVLAIAEEFYRADAGIALTLQLASFGAEILADHGTEAQKEEYLRPVAENEQLTGLAVSEPETGSDLAGMTTTAEQDGDEWVLNGEKYWIGNGVEADWVTVYAKTGDDPDNRYGNYSLFVVPTDADGYDAEHIPEKMGFRASKQAHIEFDDCRIPEGNLIGPEGAGFFILAEFFNHGRVIVGGHGLGLAAAAIEEANDFVHDRAAFGRDVADFQAVQHTLAEMRLEFEAARALTWRAASKVAASDDAGFWAALAKTKSTDVAADCAEQGMKLHGGRSVLTDRRIARVYRDVRIPVIYEGANDIQRDLIYSQQPR